A stretch of Cucumis sativus cultivar 9930 chromosome 2, Cucumber_9930_V3, whole genome shotgun sequence DNA encodes these proteins:
- the LOC101220501 gene encoding SUN domain-containing protein 4, with amino-acid sequence MQRSRRALLQRRALEKTTNGRNRLYMLFLSLIFVLWGLFFLFSLWIRQSNSRKDGCTYLQDSISTWNESKYENYKHSEIISESHQNKNCSVVLLKDQFIDSAKSRAFDDANFVREENEKDDNFDEKVNLLSFGELPDVKNDNGLGGNFQTDTLNFDRLSHVLPLGLEVFKSRAFISETKTRTGQVESTFHRLEPSGAEYNYAAASKGSKVLEFNKEAKGASNILERDTDKYLRNPCSAEEKFVTLELSEETLVRTIKIANFEHHSSNLKEFELLGSSIYPTDVWIKLGNFTAANAKHAQRFALKEPKWVRYLKLRLLSHHGSEFYCTLSVFEAYGLDAVEEMLEDLVSVHDNTIISTGLPADNEPKTKYKNEHHNYDGEVSSLRNDADIVEDFVKQDVPDRFQELRHHHQAGRMPGDTVLKILMQKVRSSDLNLSILERYLEELHSKYGNIFKQFNDDIRENDILVEKSREDIRNLLRVQESIGKDVNDLISWRSFISLQLENLLRDNAILRSEMNKVREKQNAEENQGGMMAFVCIVFLLFGVIRVFIDVMVSVYRRTRSVEKKSKSGNFGMISSWILLLLSCSIFILILL; translated from the exons ATGCAGCGATCACGTAGAGCTCTTCTGCAGAGAAGAGCTTTAGAGAAAACTACCAATGGGAGGAATCGCTTGTATATGTTATTTCTATCCTTAATATTTGTGTTGTGGGGGCTATTCTTCCTCTTTAGCTTATGGATCAGACAGAGCAACAGTCGTAAAG ATGGCTGCACCTATCTACAAGATAGCATATCAACTTGGAATGAATCCAAGTATGAAAATTACAAGCATTCTGAAATAATTTCTGAAAGCCATCAGAATAAGAATTGTTCGGTTGTCCTTTTAAAGGATCAGTTCATAGACAGTGCAAAATCCAGAGCCTTTGATGACGCTAACTTTGTTcgtgaagaaaatgaaaaagatgacAATTTTGATGAGAAAGTAAATTTGCTTTCATTTGGAGAGCTGCCTGACGTGAAGAATGATAATGGCTTAGGAGGGAATTTTCAAACTGATACTCTAAATTTTGATCGCCTATCTCATGTTTTACCCCTTGGTCTTGAAGTTTTCAAAAGCAGAGCATTTATCTCAGAAACCAAAACCAGAACTGGTCAAGTGGAAAGTACTTTTCATAGGTTAGAGCCTAGCGGTGCAGAATACAACTATGCAGCAGCTTCAAAGGGATCAAAGGTATTGGAATTTAACAAGGAAGCCAAGGGAGCCTCAAATATATTAGAACGGGACACGGACAAGTACCTCAGAAATCCATGTTCTGCTGAGGAAAAATTTGTTACCTTAGAACTCTCTGAAGAAACATTAGTGCGTACTATTAAAATTGCTAATTTTGAGCACCACTCTTCCAATTTGAAGGAATTTGAGCTTCTTGGAAGTTCGATTTATCCTACAGATGTTTGGATAAAACTTGGAAACTTCACTGCTGCAAATGCAAAGCATGCTCAAAGGTTTGCCCTAAAGGAGCCAAAATGGGTGAGGTACCTGAAACTAAGACTTCTAAGTCATCATGGTTCAGAATTCTACTGCACACTAAGTGTCTTTGAAGCTTATGGATTGGATGCCGTCGAGGAAATGCTGGAGGATTTGGTTTCGGTTCACGACAATACCATTATATCAACAGGACTTCCTGCCGATaatgaaccaaaaacaaaGTACAAGAACGAGCATCATAACTACGATGGAGAAGTATCCTCTTTAAGGAACGACGCTGATATCGTAGAGGACTTTGTTAAACAAGATGTACCGGATAGGTTTCAAGAACTGCGCCATCATCATCAAGCAGGCAGGATGCCTGGGGACACTGTTCTGAAGATACTAATGCAGAAAGTTCGCTCATCTGATTTAAACTTGTCTATCCTGGAGCGGTATTTGGAAGAACTACATTCCAAAtatggaaatattttcaaacagTTCAATGACGACATTCGAGAGAACGACATACTCGTTGAGAAGAGTCGTGAAGACATAAGGAATCTCCTCAGAGTCCAGGAGAGCATT GGCAAAGATGTTAATGATCTCATTTCTTGGAGGTCCTTTATTTCTCTGCAGTTGGAAAATCTACTCAGAGACAATGCAATTCTCAG ATCTGAGATGAATAAGGTTAGGGAGAAACAGAATGCTGAAGAGAACCAAGGGGGTATGATGGCTTTTgtatgtattgtttttttattatttggagTGATAAGAGTGTTCATAGATGTGATGGTTAGTGTTTATAGAAGAACAAGAAGTGTGGAAAAGAAGAGTAAATCTGGGAATTTTGGTATGATTTCTTCCTGGATTTTGTTGCTGCTGAGTTGTAGCATCTTCATTCTCATTCTTTTGTAG